In Sphingomonas sp. SUN019, one genomic interval encodes:
- a CDS encoding diguanylate cyclase domain-containing protein, translating into MAVARSPIIDETNRLEALRALGDLTDGTGAEFSALVAMAARFVDCPIAMLNLVDRDAQRTVAGHGIELSELPRTVAFCNHTVRKRDLMVVPDAREDVRFQMNPLVTGDGLRFYAGMPVHAPDADGTRQPIGAICVVDTEPRQLSPAAAEALRHLATVAEALIAARGAANESKRQAERMARQERVLLQAERMAMIGSWRLPLGTDHVEWSDNVYRIHGLEMGDQPALSEALDFYPPHARAIVSGALAQLIDEEQPLDIETDFVTARGEFRRVRSIAELERNDGQPIAIVGIVQDVTDRYTMEQALRRSAELDDLTGIANRAVFNRTLETEITIAQRDGLPLLLALVDLDGFKAINDTLGHLAGDDVLKAVGRRLEQPWLKGSVAARLGGDEFALIVTDPALASSPAAFVRRLEAALAVPVTANGLTIMTAGTVGVALVSPDTANIRDMIHRADTALYAAKRARVGLDRRVMERRAS; encoded by the coding sequence ATGGCTGTCGCGCGTTCACCGATCATCGACGAAACGAATCGTCTGGAGGCATTAAGGGCGCTGGGCGACCTGACGGACGGCACGGGGGCGGAGTTTTCGGCGCTGGTTGCGATGGCCGCGCGCTTCGTCGATTGTCCGATCGCCATGCTCAACCTGGTCGATCGCGACGCCCAACGCACCGTTGCAGGACACGGGATCGAACTCTCCGAACTGCCGCGAACCGTCGCATTCTGTAACCATACGGTACGCAAACGCGACCTGATGGTCGTACCGGACGCGCGCGAAGATGTCCGTTTTCAGATGAACCCGCTGGTGACCGGCGACGGCCTTCGCTTCTATGCCGGCATGCCGGTCCACGCGCCCGACGCGGACGGCACGCGCCAGCCGATCGGCGCGATCTGCGTGGTTGATACCGAACCGCGTCAACTGTCGCCCGCCGCCGCCGAGGCGTTGCGGCATCTGGCGACGGTCGCCGAGGCGCTGATTGCGGCGCGCGGAGCGGCGAACGAAAGCAAGCGGCAGGCGGAGCGGATGGCGCGTCAGGAGCGTGTCCTGCTGCAAGCCGAGCGTATGGCGATGATCGGATCGTGGCGGTTGCCGCTGGGCACCGATCATGTCGAATGGTCCGACAACGTCTATCGCATCCACGGTTTGGAGATGGGCGATCAGCCTGCGCTGAGCGAGGCGTTGGATTTCTATCCGCCACACGCGCGCGCCATCGTCAGCGGTGCGTTGGCGCAGTTGATCGACGAAGAACAACCGCTCGATATCGAAACCGATTTCGTGACGGCGCGTGGCGAGTTCCGCCGCGTTCGTTCGATCGCCGAACTGGAACGAAATGACGGCCAGCCGATCGCCATCGTCGGCATCGTCCAGGACGTCACCGATCGCTACACGATGGAACAGGCGTTGCGCCGCTCGGCCGAGCTCGACGACCTGACGGGAATCGCCAATCGCGCGGTGTTCAATCGCACGCTCGAAACCGAAATAACGATCGCACAGCGCGACGGCCTGCCGTTGTTGCTCGCGCTGGTGGACCTCGACGGGTTCAAGGCGATCAACGACACGCTCGGCCATCTCGCGGGCGACGATGTCCTGAAGGCGGTCGGGCGTCGCCTGGAACAGCCGTGGTTGAAAGGCAGCGTCGCCGCACGGCTGGGCGGCGACGAATTCGCGCTGATCGTGACCGATCCCGCTCTGGCCTCGAGCCCCGCCGCCTTCGTACGACGGCTGGAGGCGGCGCTGGCGGTGCCGGTCACCGCGAACGGCCTGACGATCATGACGGCAGGCACCGTCGGCGTCGCGCTCGTGTCCCCCGACACCGCCAATATCCGCGACATGATCCACCGCGCCGATACTGCGCTCTATGCCGCGAAGCGCGCACGCGTCGGTCTCGACCGGCGCGTGATGGAGCGCCGCGCCAGCTAG
- a CDS encoding tyrosine recombinase XerC, whose protein sequence is MIMVTDLPRAFADHLARDRRRSVHTVRAYHATAERIIGFLQRHWGEPIDRAALARVSATDLRAYLALRRGEGLGNASAARELSAVRGFLDWAGGEGAAPRLRGPRVKRGLPRPIAPDEVMALAGEVADGARTPWVGLRDWAILLLLYGAGLRIGEAMALTGAVLPLGETLVVTGKRDKTRIVPLLPQVRDAIDAYVAVVPYAMSRDQPLFRGTRGGPLSPGVIRAGVRDARGRLGLSNRTTPHALRHSFATHLLGRGADLRALQELLGHASLSSTQVYTAVDAAHLMDVYRNAHPRA, encoded by the coding sequence ATGATCATGGTGACCGACCTGCCCCGCGCCTTTGCCGATCATCTCGCGCGCGACCGGCGGCGCAGCGTGCATACGGTGCGCGCCTATCACGCGACGGCCGAGCGGATTATCGGCTTTTTGCAACGACATTGGGGCGAGCCGATCGATCGCGCGGCTTTGGCGCGGGTGAGCGCGACCGACCTGCGCGCCTACCTCGCGCTGCGGCGGGGCGAGGGGCTCGGCAATGCGTCCGCCGCCCGCGAATTGTCGGCGGTGCGTGGATTCCTTGACTGGGCGGGCGGTGAGGGGGCGGCCCCGCGCTTGCGTGGGCCGCGCGTCAAGCGCGGGCTGCCGCGGCCGATCGCTCCCGATGAGGTGATGGCGCTGGCGGGGGAGGTCGCGGACGGGGCGCGGACGCCGTGGGTCGGGCTGCGGGATTGGGCGATCCTCTTGCTGCTGTACGGCGCGGGGTTGCGGATCGGGGAGGCGATGGCGCTGACCGGCGCGGTGCTGCCGCTGGGCGAGACGCTGGTGGTGACGGGAAAGCGCGACAAGACGCGGATCGTGCCGCTGCTGCCGCAGGTGCGCGACGCGATCGACGCTTACGTAGCTGTGGTCCCGTACGCGATGTCGCGCGATCAGCCGCTGTTTCGGGGGACGCGTGGCGGACCGCTGTCGCCGGGGGTCATCCGCGCCGGCGTGCGCGATGCGCGGGGGCGGCTGGGGCTGTCAAACCGGACGACGCCGCACGCGCTGCGCCATTCGTTCGCGACGCATCTGCTCGGGCGCGGGGCGGATCTGCGCGCGCTGCAGGAGCTGCTGGGGCACGCCAGCCTCAGTTCGACGCAGGTCTATACCGCGGTCGATGCGGCTCATCTGATGGACGTCTATCGCAACGCGCATCCGCGTGCCTAG
- a CDS encoding DedA family protein: MTEFILNLIAWGGYFGIFLLMALENVVPPVPSEVIMGLGGMAVARGDMALVPLVLWGTAGTTAGNYFWYFIGRNIGYERFRPFIARHGRWLTMEWRNVENLHRFFTKHGGWVVFVFRFMPTFRTIISLPAGMTRMPLWKFLLWTFAGSLIWNTVLAGAGFYLGSRFQVLEQYVGPVAIATTVLIAIAYLYRVVTWKPRAER; this comes from the coding sequence ATGACCGAATTCATCCTAAACCTGATCGCGTGGGGCGGCTATTTCGGCATATTCCTGCTGATGGCGCTGGAAAACGTCGTGCCGCCGGTTCCGTCGGAGGTAATCATGGGGCTGGGCGGGATGGCGGTCGCGCGCGGCGACATGGCGTTGGTGCCGTTGGTGCTGTGGGGCACCGCAGGAACCACGGCAGGCAATTACTTCTGGTATTTCATCGGCCGCAATATCGGCTACGAACGCTTCCGCCCGTTCATCGCGCGCCACGGCCGCTGGCTAACGATGGAGTGGCGGAACGTCGAGAACCTCCACCGCTTCTTTACGAAGCATGGCGGATGGGTGGTGTTCGTGTTCCGCTTCATGCCGACGTTCCGCACGATCATCTCGCTGCCTGCGGGCATGACCAGGATGCCGTTGTGGAAATTCCTGCTTTGGACGTTCGCCGGGTCGCTGATCTGGAACACCGTCCTGGCGGGCGCCGGCTTCTATCTCGGCTCGCGCTTTCAGGTGCTGGAGCAATATGTCGGCCCGGTCGCGATCGCGACCACCGTCCTGATCGCCATCGCCTACCTCTACCGCGTCGTCACCTGGAAACCGCGCGCCGAGCGCTAG
- the gshB gene encoding glutathione synthase — MTQSLTVAVQMDPLDSINIAGDSSFALMLSAQARGHRLFHYSAEDLNWSDGRLWTKAHPVTVQRVEGDHFTVGDPVKLDLGDEVDVVLMRQDPPFDLGYITATHLLERIADKTLVVNDPVSVRNAPEKVFVLDYARFMPPTLVTRSLDEARAFLKTHGAIVVKPLHGNGGKAIFRVGPDGENLSALIEVFNQTWREPHMVQAFLPGVAKGDKRIVLVDGKVAGAINRLPGEGEFRSNLAVGGSAQKTELTDKEREICAALGPELKRRGLIFVGIDVIAGEWLTEINVTSPTGIVAIEKLDGTDVAGLIWDAIERRHAERS, encoded by the coding sequence CGTCGTTCGCGCTGATGCTGTCGGCGCAGGCGCGCGGGCATCGGCTGTTCCATTATAGCGCCGAAGACCTGAACTGGTCCGACGGGCGATTGTGGACGAAGGCGCACCCCGTCACGGTGCAACGCGTTGAAGGCGACCATTTCACCGTCGGCGATCCGGTGAAGCTCGACCTGGGCGATGAGGTCGACGTCGTGCTGATGCGGCAGGATCCGCCGTTCGACCTCGGCTACATCACCGCGACGCACCTGCTGGAGCGCATCGCGGACAAGACGCTGGTCGTGAACGATCCCGTCAGCGTGCGAAACGCGCCGGAAAAGGTCTTCGTGCTCGACTATGCGCGCTTCATGCCGCCGACGCTCGTCACGCGCAGCCTGGACGAAGCGCGCGCGTTCCTGAAAACGCATGGCGCGATCGTCGTGAAGCCGCTCCACGGCAACGGCGGCAAGGCGATCTTCCGCGTCGGTCCCGATGGCGAAAACCTGTCGGCGCTGATCGAGGTGTTCAACCAGACGTGGCGCGAACCGCATATGGTGCAGGCGTTCCTGCCCGGCGTCGCGAAGGGCGACAAGCGCATCGTGCTGGTCGACGGCAAGGTCGCGGGCGCGATCAACCGCCTGCCCGGCGAAGGCGAATTCCGCAGCAACCTGGCGGTCGGCGGCTCCGCGCAGAAAACGGAACTGACCGACAAGGAACGCGAAATCTGCGCCGCGCTGGGGCCGGAACTGAAGCGCCGCGGCCTGATCTTCGTCGGGATCGACGTGATCGCGGGCGAATGGCTGACAGAGATCAACGTCACCTCCCCCACCGGTATCGTCGCGATCGAGAAGCTCGACGGCACCGACGTCGCCGGGCTGATCTGGGACGCGATCGAGCGCAGGCACGCGGAACGAAGCTGA